The Oreochromis niloticus isolate F11D_XX linkage group LG13, O_niloticus_UMD_NMBU, whole genome shotgun sequence genome has a window encoding:
- the htr7 gene encoding 5-hydroxytryptamine receptor 7 — MVVAGASNGTFGSGNMRSSFMIEDRVGGGDPGGSTNMMISEALALRLLKAAQGAADAAAAAAAATSPSTSSQPQVMETNGTRCGEQILSYGRVEKVLIGAVLTMLTLSTICGNLLVVISVCFVKKLRQPSNYLIVSLAVADLSVALAVMPFVSITDLIGGQWIFGQFFCNVFIAMDVMCCTASIMTLCVISIDRYLGITKPLTYPVRQNGCCMAKMILSVWLLSASITLPPLFGWAQNVNDGRVCLISQDFGYTVYSTAVAFYIPMSVMLIMYYRIYRAAKLSAAKHTITGFPREGEHRAVVTLRGGRGGHQPAESGETGSVEGTEVEQVEEAEEEESLDCVAAALKLQREVEEECSTRVSRLLKTGEHHQRRKRKNQSIFKREQKAAATLGIVVGAFTFCWLPFFLVSTARPFVCGVQCSCVPLWLERTLLWLGYANSLINPFIYAFFNRDLRTTYSNLLRCRYRNINRKLSAAGMHEALKLVEKPDADA, encoded by the exons ATGGTTGTTGCAGGAGCGAGTAACGGGACTTTCGGCAGTGGCAACATGAGGTCGTCGTTCATGATAGAGGACAGAGTCGGTGGCGGAGATCCCGGGGGCTCCACTAACATGATGATCTCGGAGGCTCTTGCGCTTCGGCTACTAAAGGCTGCGCAAGGCGCCGCAGATGCAGcggcagcagcggcagcagccaCTTCTCCGTCCACCTCCAGTCAGCCGCAGGTCATGGAGACGAACGGGACCCGCTGCGGGGAGCAGATCCTGAGCTACGGCCGGGTGGAGAAAGTTCTGATCGGCGCGGTGCTCACCATGCTCACGCTGTCCACGATCTGCGGGAACTTGCTCGTGGTCATCTCCGTCTGTTTTGTCAAGAAGCTGCGCCAGCCGTCCAACTATCTCATCGTTTCTCTGGCAGTGGCCGACCTGTCTGTGGCTCTGGCCGTGATGCCGTTTGTCAGTATCACGGACCTTATCGGCGGTCAGTGGATATTCGGTCAGTTCTTCTGTAACGTTTTTATCGCCATGGATGTGATGTGCTGCACCGCGTCCATCATGACTCTGTGCGTAATCAGCATTGACAG gTATTTGGGTATCACTAAGCCTCTGACTTATCCTGTCCGGCAAAACGGCTGCTGCATGGCCAAGATGATCCTGTCGGTGTGGCTCCTCTCTGCCTCCATCACCCTCCCCCCTCTGTTCGGCTGGGCACAGAACGTCAACGACGGCAGGGTCTGTCTCATCAGCCAGGACTTCGGATACACTGTCTACTCTACAGCCGTGGCCTTCTACATCCCCATGTCGGTGATGCTGATCATGTACTACAGGATCTACCGAGCGGCCAAGCTCAGCGCAGCCAAGCACACCATCACTGGCTTCCCCAGGGAAGGGGAACACCGAGCCGTGGTGACTCTTCGCGGGGGGAGAGGAGGGCATCAGCCAGCAGAGTCGGGAGAGACGGGAAGTGTCGAGGGGACGGAGGTCGAACAGGTGGAGGAAgccgaggaagaggagagcttgGACTGCGTGGCAGCGGCACTGAAGCTCCAGCgtgaggtggaggaggagtgCAGCACACGCGTCTCCCGCCTTCTCAAAACCGGCGAGCACCACCAACGGCGGAAGAGGAAAAACCAGTCCATCTTCAAACGGGAGCAGAAGGCTGCAGCCACTCTGGGCATCGTAGTTGGCGCCTTCACCTTCTGCTGGCTGCCGTTCTTCCTGGTGTCCACTGCCAGGCCCTTCGTCTGTGGCGTGCAGTGCAGCTGTGTGCCCCTCTGGCTGGAAAGAACTCTGTTGTGGCTTGGCTACGCCAACTCCCTCATTAATCCCTTCATTTATGCATTCTTCAACCGTGATCTGAGGACCACCTACAGCAACCTCCTGCGCTGCCGCTACAGGAACATCAATCGGAAGTTGTCGGCGGCTGGCATGCACGAGGCTCTGAAACTGGTGGAGAAACCAGACGCTGATGCGTAA